The Bartonella krasnovii sequence AGAAATATATGGCGCCTCGTCCAGCTACCATAACACAACCAGCCATTGCACGTGCTTTAAGAGAAGCTAAAAAGCAAGGGTGCGAACTCATAGAAATCAAGCCCACCGGCGAACTGCTTATCTATCTTAAAAACAATATCCCATTACCAAATTCAGCTAATCATCATGATAAATCATGGAATTTGTCACCTGATGATTATGATATCATCTTATAGGGTGTCACCATGCCAAAACCACGCCCCCCTCATCTTGTTAAACAAATTACACAACATGGTAAAATTGTATGGTATGTCCGTATTGGTCATGGACCACGTCGCAGAGTACGTGGAACTTATGGAACGCAGGAGTTTGTTGACAATTACAAAAATGCACTTGCCGAATTACAAGGCATAATCCCTCCTAAAACTAAAGTTGGTAAACTGATTGAAGGGACATTTGCATGGCTGCTAAAACAGTATTTTAACAGCTCTGATTGGTATCGTCTTGCTAAAGCCACCCAAAAACAAAAAGAACTCATTCTTATGAAGGTATGCGATAGCATAGGAAATGTTCCATACCAAGCAATTGATAAGAAACATATTATAGCTGGTGTTGAACGGCGTAAAGATACACCAGCAACAGCCAGGAATTTTTTGAAAGCACTCAATGGACTTTTTAATTGGGCGATTGAACAAGGTCTTTTGGAAAGTAATCCAACAGTAGGTGTTAAGAGACCTCCTCTCAAAAACAAAGAAGGCTTTCCTGCTTGGACAGAAGAAGATGTTGAGAAATATTATCAAAAATGGCATCATGGTACGCATGAACGCGTATGGATTGATGTCCTCTTATATACGGGCTTACGTCGTGGTGATGCTGTTCGCATTGGCTGGAAAGACGTTAAAGATAATATCATTCACCTCAAAACAGAGAAAAGCAAATTCCAAACAGATGTTTTTCTGCCTATTTTACCAGAACTAGCCAAAACTTTTGAAGCTGGTCCTATTGGTGATGAAACATTCATCTGTAGTAAAATTAATCAAAAGTTCACAAAAGAAAGTTTTGGCAATACATTTCGAGACGCTTGTAATGCGGCTGGAATTAAAAAAT is a genomic window containing:
- a CDS encoding tyrosine-type recombinase/integrase → MPKPRPPHLVKQITQHGKIVWYVRIGHGPRRRVRGTYGTQEFVDNYKNALAELQGIIPPKTKVGKLIEGTFAWLLKQYFNSSDWYRLAKATQKQKELILMKVCDSIGNVPYQAIDKKHIIAGVERRKDTPATARNFLKALNGLFNWAIEQGLLESNPTVGVKRPPLKNKEGFPAWTEEDVEKYYQKWHHGTHERVWIDVLLYTGLRRGDAVRIGWKDVKDNIIHLKTEKSKFQTDVFLPILPELAKTFEAGPIGDETFICSKINQKFTKESFGNTFRDACNAAGIKKSAHGLRKLAATRAANSGATVSQLKAIFGWTEDQMASLYTKSADRKRLALEAIKKLQKS